Part of the Eubacterium sp. 1001713B170207_170306_E7 genome, GAATGATGTAATAGCATAATACTCAAGTAACATTCTTTATACGGAAAAGCCGTAAATACAATTTCTACAAGGGAAAACAGGACAAATTACTCCGAATAGAATTCATCAACGTTTTCTTACCTCTGTTCCACATCAGAAGATCTCGATAAATGCTATAGAATTCAAGTATTATAAGATAGTTGTATTCAAGCCCTTTCCTAGATATATTCAATGGAGAATTATTAGGCTATGGCATCATCAGAGCCCTATTTGTAGTCAATATATTGTTTTCACAAAAACAAGCTATTGAAATCACTTCAGACTGTCTGTACAGAAGTATCTTTCACTCAGACTACAGATAAGTCTTGCCTACGCTTGTGTATTGAGAAACAACAAAATTTTCCAAAGCATATCTTGTAAAGGAAACTGTTGTAGAAAATTTATTTGGCATTTTAAAACGGAAAATATATTATGGAGTCACTTACTATAGCTTTAAGGAGTTGAAAGTGCAATCAAAGAATGTATAAAATACTATAACGAAAAACGTCTCAAAGAGAAATTAGGCTAAGCGAGTCCGGTTGCAGACAAACTTAGCCTCTTAGCTACATAAAATGCATAACAGATTGAAATTCTATTGCATAATAAAAGCCTAAATTGGGAGATTGCATCAAAAAGGCTGGTCTGAAAAAATTGAAAAGTAAGGGTGTTAGTCCGAAAGTTCAAAAGAAGCTAGATCATCCCAGATCTTAGCATAATAACGGCGAAGGAACTTATTCATCTCAGCGGTTATTTATAGTGGTAAGGTTTGCCTTCAGTGCAGTTACGATCAAGCAATTAGTTGAGGAGTGAATCGGCACTGGCAAAAGCATCCAGCGTCTGTTTGTGCTTGAAACGCAATGGATCACCAATCTCACCCATAAGCTGAGAGCCGAGTGATTCACCAACACCGGATATTGCCATGACAACCGGATATTCTGGAAGCAAGGTTGTAAGGCGGTTTATTTCAGAATAGTTTGCAAGTGCATACATGTTCGTGGTGTTCGTTTGCTTAAAACAATACCCCTGATGCCTGCACCATTTGCAGTAACACTTGGTAAAGACTTTCGGGATGTCTTTACGAACGTGGTCCGCATTCCAGAAGATATAAACGAAATCTACATATTTTTGAGTACCATCTTTATGTATTGGGCTATCAAAGCACTTACGAACACCGGAAAGGGACGGCTTAAGTAGAGCAATAAGGTTCGTTTTTCTACTATGACTCTATTTGGAACAGACAATTTAAAGGTTTTAACCCATAACGTATGGTAGTCACAGTGGTATAATCTCGCAAGTCTTCACAGTTGGCAAGGGTATAGTAGTCTTCATCGCGTTCGTCTTATCGGTCTTAACTTTGCGGAGAGTTCTGCTGTTGAGATTTATCTGAAACACAGTTGAACGGCGAAGTCCAGAATATTGCTTTTTCACTAGACACTACCGATACGTGGTATGGCACTCTTATTTATATTGAAATGCTGTTACAATTTTTGATCTATTCTTTATAATATCCATATAATTTTTAATATTTCATTTTCAGTAACGTGTATAACTATTTTTATACATTTTTGTTATATAAATTCTCATCGTTTCTAAAAAATGTAAATGCAAAGTTTTTTATTCTTATGTGTATTGTGATTATTTCAATTTATAATTTTTTTATCTTTTATTTGATATATTTCATCACATAATATTGATATATCTTTTGAATTATGACTTGTAAATATTAATGTCCCACCGTTATCCACGTATTTTAATAATATTTCATATATCAAATCAACCGTATCACTATCTAGCCCATTCGTTGGTTCATCCAAAATTAATAATTCTGGATTTTCGAAAATAGCCTGTGCAATTCGAAGTTTTTGTAGCATTCCTAAAGAATAATCTTTAACTTTTATTTCGCTATACTTATCAAGTTTAAAAGTACGTAAAATGTCTTGGATTTGTTTTTCTGTTACAACATTTTTAATTTCTGATATTATTTTCAGGTTTTCGTACCCGGTTAAAGATTCAATAAAAGATGGATTATCTATTACAATACCTGAGTTTTGTATAAACTGTATATCCCTTCGAATTATAGAATTATTATACTTCACTATCCCCTCATCTAAACAATAAAAACCAACAATCAATTTAAGTAAAACACTTTTTCCTGATCCATTATTCCCTATAATTCCATATTTCTTTCCACGAATAACTTTTAAATTTATATTTTCTAACACAATTTTGTTATGAAATGACTTCTTACCATCTATAATTTCAATTAAATATTTCAATTTATTTTCTCCTTAACACTTTATATGATATTGTACAGTATCTAGTCATAACAGTAGCGGTTCAATTTCTTTATTTATAATTATATGAATCTTATACTTTTAAAAATTTAGGTCTGTTAATTTAATTATTTTATGCAATACAATTGCAATAGTAAATGTAATGATATAAGATATTGATATGCAAATAGTGTTCATTCCAAAGTAAGAGGTGATAAATATAAAGGGTGTCGGAACCGCGAGTATCATCGATATAAAAACATATACTAAAAGAACAATTAACGTTTTAATCTTACCGTATTTTATGAATAACAATGCTTCTAAAAATCCAAAAAGGTTCATATTAACAAATGTAAATAGTGTAAAATATAATAGATCCTGTATCGAGAGTGGTGCAATTTTTGTATTGAGTATATTTCCAAAATAGTATGGAAAAACACATAAAATTATTACAAAACAACTAAGCTTTAAATTTTTTTTTATTGAATATTTATAATAACTTTTTAAAGTACCATATCGAATTAAAGAAAAATAACGACTCATTTTAGGAGGAAAAAAATTACAAATAATAAAAATGCCATATATAATTAATGTACTAAAAAAAATACTAAAAAACCAAGTTGGTTTTGTAATGAAACCTAGTAAACCAAAAACTAACCATGTTAATAAACCAATCCTTTTATTAATAGCCATCTATATCGCCTCTCCTTTTTAGATATCTTTGAATATATGCAACAAAAATAATCGGTGGCACAAATGGAAATAATATTACCCATAATGGTTGACCATTCTGATATGAAGTAAATGATTGAATAATTGTCGGTGATAAAGCAAAGACTTTAAAACAAATACCGAAAATTATTGAGAAAATATAATAATACAGTAACGGAATTATTATTGATAGGTATTTCTTTTTTGTAATGCACACAATAGAATTAGAAAAAAGGCTATATATGAAACAAAATACGAAATACTTAAGGATTCCTTCTATAAAATAATACATGTATAAATGCTCCGTTGAAAAATTTTTTCCAAATATAAAATCAAATGAAATTCTTGGTATTTCAGTATAATTCTTAGTAACAAATATACCAATGATGAAAAAAATCAAATATGCAATTAGAAATGTCAAGGCAGTATAAAGTGCATTAATAAAAAGTGCTTTACGAATAGTTTTTATATAGGTTTTATTTCTAGAAAAACAGTATATAAAATAACCTTCCTTTTCTTGATAAAAACTTAATGATAATATAGAACAAAAAATAGGTAAAATTAGCATGGAATAATTAAACGATGTACTAATATAACTATCAAAG contains:
- a CDS encoding transposase; translated protein: MYALANYSEINRLTTLLPEYPVVMAISGVGESLGSQLMGEIGDPLRFKHKQTLDAFASADSLLN
- a CDS encoding ABC transporter ATP-binding protein; protein product: MKYLIEIIDGKKSFHNKIVLENINLKVIRGKKYGIIGNNGSGKSVLLKLIVGFYCLDEGIVKYNNSIIRRDIQFIQNSGIVIDNPSFIESLTGYENLKIISEIKNVVTEKQIQDILRTFKLDKYSEIKVKDYSLGMLQKLRIAQAIFENPELLILDEPTNGLDSDTVDLIYEILLKYVDNGGTLIFTSHNSKDISILCDEIYQIKDKKIIN